The following proteins are co-located in the Amphiprion ocellaris isolate individual 3 ecotype Okinawa chromosome 7, ASM2253959v1, whole genome shotgun sequence genome:
- the LOC111569711 gene encoding period circadian protein homolog 2-like: MSEDSDPKHYRYSTLDGRERNRERVGFQMEEEQDAPCGSISQLHRMASSYNEGCGGRDGVELEPELGLASEGSDSSHEHPASPGSPHEDRKRQRPPLHEDVEMGGSGSSGSGTESHGNESHGNESHGNESVGSSNGNGKDSALMESSGSNKSSNSHSPSPPSSSNAFSLVSSEQDNPSTSGCSSEQSAKAKTQKELFKTLKELKMHFPPEKRSKGKSSTVNTLKYALRCVRQVKANEEYYQMLMINDSQPPGFDVSSYTIEEINSITSEYTLKNTDIFAVAVSLITGKIVYISDQASSILNCKQEVFHNAKFVEFLTPQDVSVFYSFTTPYRLPSWSMCTGAESSPTECMQEKSFFCRISGGKEREGDLQYYPFRMTPYLMKVQDAELGEEQFCCLLLAERVHSGYEAPRIPPDKRIFTTTHTPNCVFQDVDERAVPLLGYLPQDLIGTPVLLNLHPSDRPLMLAVHRKILQYAGQPFDHSSIRFCTRNGEYITIDTSWSSFVNPWSRKVSFVIGRHKVRMGPVNEDVFAAPAFHGGKIMDSDIQEISEQIHRLLLQPIHNMGSSGYGSHGSNGSHEQLVSIGSSSESNGNVPAGSTAEETGKAKPSRTFQEICKGVHMLKNQDSQVCLRSPSTSPSPSPSKPEHKKTADTSAAQKSLSVRLKDSAPPLQVREGGAASMEDFSCKDQTVCSYQQISCLDSVIRYLESCNIPITVKRKYQFSSNTTSSNSDDDKKASEDGMRVSQDTNTDPLMLDAQPGLSNMKALKKPPSGAAAVVGGPLAPLTLPSKAESVVSITSQCSYSSTIVHVGDKKPQPESEIIEDVAESPAPPALPVSMVSPPSQEKEAYKRLGLTKQVLAAHTQKEEQAFLNRCRELRNARTFQKDCSTYLHKQKGPAIAEESSGPRGTAKQGPTRPETTAKKGNRNRKSKKPRMKHPDSSDSAVSNRKPRPPLQGLNQTSWSPSEASQSAFNVSYPTMVPAYSLYPPTPAAPAQAPRPDPSLSAGFGEGQSTQAQSTATPFSAPIVTPVVALVLPNYLFPQIGQIGQIGQLGAAPRPTFFAEPTQTQPAYTTQQPFQAPQPAFAMQTQPPFTSQQPFPVQTAFTTQQPTPYTTQQPFQAAQTAYTTQQPFAAQPSFPVQTQFVAQAPYPAQPFPYTLATEPPKAPTLEPREGPASRSSTPASGAREPATSPPLFESRCSSPLQLNLLSMEEGQRSVERQDSTAPSAGGQGSSSAALSVGVGVSGEKSGATAKSDNHQQMECPSDGAHSDGNSSSCDLLDILLQEQEDSHSGTGSATSGSMGSGSGSGSGSGSGSGCNGCGTSASGASGSRTGSSNTSKYFGSVDSLEHDHKAKSKIRGERGSESSKSHTKGSAQGEGEHFIKYVLQEPLWLLMANADDKVMMTYQMPSRDIQRVLREDKERLRQMQKSQPSFSSDQRRELVEEHPWMRRGGLPAAINVKECVYCEDAVVAPIEEDLPDMDMGELGEELSQEGQNTQSQSKDSQPQPDSGS, from the exons CTCCAACTCTCACAGCCCCTCCCCACCAAGCAGCTCCAACGCCTTCAGTCTGGTGAGCTCTGAGCAGGACAACCCTTCAACCAGCGGCTGCAG CAGCGAACAGTCTGCCAAAGCTAAGACACAGAAGGAGCTCTTCAAAACCCTCAAGGAGCTGAAGATGCACTTCCCACCAGAAAAGAGGAGCAAGGGCAAGTCCAGCACTGTCAACACCCTCAAATATGCACTGCGATGTGTCAGACAGGTGAAAG CCAATGAGGAATACTACCAGATGCTGATGATCAATGACAGTCAGCCACCAGGGTTTGATGTATCATCTTATACCATTGAGGAAATCAACAGCATCACCTCAGAATACACCCTCAAAAACACT gatatttttgctgtagccGTGTCACTCATCACGGGAAAGATTGTTTACATCTCGGACCAAGCGTCGTCCATCTTAAACTGCAAGCAGGAAGTGTTCCATAACGCCAAGTTTGTGGAGTTCCTGACACCTCAGGATGTCAGCGTGTTTTACAGCTTCACCACGCCCTACCGCCTGCCGTCGTGGAGCATGTGCACCGGAGCAG AGTCGTCTCCCACGGAGTGCATGCAGGAGAAATCCTTCTTTTGCCGCATCAG cgGTGGTAAGGAGCGTGAAGGGGATCTTCAGTACTATCCTTTCCGTATGACTCCTTATCTAATGAAAGTGCAGGATGCTGAGCTGGGTGAGGAGCAgttctgctgcctcctgctggctgAGAGGGTGCACTCTGGATATGAAG CACCCAGAATCCCTCCAGACAAGCGCATCttcaccaccacacacacaccgaaCTGTGTGTTCCAGGATGTGGACGAGAG AGCTGTGCCTCTGTTGGGGTACCTCCCTCAGGACTTGATTGGGACTCCTGTGCTGCTCAATCTGCACCCAAGTGACCGACCCTTAATGCTGGCCGTACATCGAAAGA TTTTGCAGTACGCCGGTCAGCCGTTCGACCATTCCTCTATCCGCTTCTGTACAAGAAACGGCGAGTATATTACCATCGACACCAGCTGGTCCAGCTTTGTCAATCCCTGGAGCCGCAAGGTCTCCTTTGTCATCGGCAGGCACAAAGTCCGCAT GGGTCCTGTGAATGAGGATGTTTTTGCAGCACCGGCCTTTCATGGAGGAAAGATCATGGATTCAGACATCCAGGAAATTAGTGAACAGATCCACAGACTGCTCCTCCAA CCGATTCATAACATGGGCTCCAGTGGTTATGGTAGCCATGGCAGCAATGGTTCCCATGAGCAACTGGTGAGCATCGGCTCATCCAGTGAAAGCAATGGCAACGTCCCAGCAGGAAGCACTGCAGAGGAGACGGGCAAGGCCAAGCCCTCCAGGACTTTCCAGGAAATTTGTAAGGGGGTCCACATGCTGAAGAACCAAGACTCTCAGGTCTGCCTGCGCTCCCCGTCAACTTCGCCCTCACCGTCACCATCCAAACCTGAGCACAAGAAGACCGCTGACA CATCAGCAGCTCAGAAGAGTTTATCTGTGCGTCTGAAGGACTCAGCACCCCCTCTGCAGGTCAGAGAGGGTGGTGCAGCCAGCATGGAGGACTTCTCCTGCAAAGACCAGACTGTCTGCTCCTACCAGCAGATCAGCTGCCTCGACAGTGTCATCCG gtaTCTTGAGAGTTGTAATATCCCTATTACAGTGAAAAGGAAGTACCAGTTCTCCTCAAACACCACTTCTTCCAACTCAGATGATGATAAGAAGGCCTCAGAGGATGGCATGCGAGTGTCTCAAGATACAAACACAG ATCCCTTGATGCTAGATGCCCAGCCAGGCCTGTCAAACATGAAAGCACTGAAGAAGCCTCCATCTGGGGCAGCTGCGGTAGTTGGAGGCCCCCTGGCACCCCTCACTCTGCCCAGTAAAGCTGAGAGCGTGGTGTCTATCACCTCACAGTGCAGCTACAGCAGCACCATCGTCCATGTGGGAGACAAGAAGCCTCAGCCAGAGTCGG AGATTATCGAGGATGTTGCAGAAAGCCCCGCACCACCCGCCTTGCCTGTCAGTATGGTGTCTCCACCCAGCCAAGAAAAGGAGGCCTACAAGAGACTGGGACTGACCAAGCAGGTGCTGGCAGCGCACACCCAGAAAGAAGAGCAGGCATTCCTGAACCGCTGCCGCGAGCTACGCAACGCTAGAACCTTCCAGAAGGACTGTTCCACATATCTGCACAAGCAGAAAGGCCCAGCCATTGCTGAAG AATCATCTGGACCACGTGGAACTGCCAAACAAGGCCCCACCAGGCCAGAGACCACTGCCAAGAAGGGCAACCGCAACAGGAAGTCCAAGAAGCCACGGATGAAGCATCCTGATTCATCAGACAGTGCTGTGTCCAATCGCAAACCCCGGCCCCCTCTCCAGGGTCTCAACCAGACCTCATGGTCCCCATCTGAAGCATCCCAATCAGCTTTTAATGTCTCCTACCCCACCATGGTGCCTGCATACTCGCTCTACCCGCCAACACCTGCTGCTCCAGCTCAGGCTCCCCGTCCTGACCCCTCTCTCTCCGCAGGCTTCGGAGAGGGGCAGAGCACCCAAGCCCAGTCCACTGCCACTCCATTCTCTGCACCCATTGTTACTCCTGTGGTGGCTCTGGTGTTGCCCAATTACCTCTTCCCCCAAATAGGACAGATAGGGCAGATAGGACAGCTTGGAGCTGCTCCTAGACCTACGTTTTTCGCTGAGCCAACCCAGACACAACCTGCATACACTACCCAGCAACCTTTTCAGGCCCCGCAGCCAGCCTTTGCCATGCAAACACAACCCCCCTTTACCAGCCAACAGCCATTCCCTGTGCAGACTGCCTTCACCACCCAGCAGCCAACCCCCTACACGACCCAGCAACCTTTCCAGGCCGCTCAGACTGCTTACACTACTCAGCAGCCGTTCGCTGCCCAGCCTTCTTTCCCAGTGCAGACTCAGTTTGTGGCTCAAGCCCCTTATCCGGCTCAGCCCTTCCCCTACACCCTAGCCACCGAGCCTCCCAAAGCACCTACTTTAGAGCCTCGAGAGGGACCAGCATCACGATCCTCCACCCCAGCCTCTGGGGCAAGGGAACCTGCCACATCACCACCACTGTTTGAGTCACGCTGCAGCTCACCCCTGCAGCTCAATCTGCTGAGCATGGAGGAGGGACAGCGATCTGTGGAACGTCAGGACAGCACAGCACCCTCCGCTGGAGGCCagggcagcagctcagcagcacTCTCAGTAGGAGTCGGAGTATCTGGGGAGAAGAGCGGAGCCACAGCCAAGAGTGACAATCATCAGCAG ATGGAGTGTCCAAGTGATGGGGCTCACAGTGATGGTAACTCCTCATCCTGCGACTTGCTGGACATCCTGCTGCAGGAGCAGGAGGACTCTCACTCTGGCACTGGATCAGCCACCTCTGGCTCCATGGGCTCTGGATCGGGCTCTGGATCGGGTTCAGGATCAGGCTCAGGCTGCAACGGCTGTGGGACCTCAGCTAGTGGAGCCTCTGGCAGCAGAACAG GGAGCAGCAACACCAGCAAATACTTTGGCAGCGTTGACTCTCTGGAACATGACCACAAGGCCAAATCCAAGATAAGGGGTGAAAGAGGCTCTGAAAGCAGCAAGTCACACACCAAAGGCTCAGCTCAAGGAGAAGGAGAGCATTTCATCAAATATGTTCTACAGGAACCGCTCTGGCTGCTGATGGCTAATGCTGATGACAAAGTCATGATGACATATCAAATGCCATCCAG GGACATTCAAAGGGTTCTACGGGAAGACAAGGAGAGATTGAGGCAGATGCAGAAGAGCCAGCCCAGCTTCTCCTCAGACCAGCGACGAGAGTTAGTGGAGGAACACCCCTGGATGAGAAGAGGAGGTCTACCTGCTGCTATCAACGTGAAG GAGTGTGTGTACTGTGAGGACGCAGTGGTGGCGCCCATCGAGGAGGACCTGCCAGACATGGACATGGGCGAGTTGGGCGAAGAGCTGAGCCAAGAAGGCCAAAACACTCAGAGCCAATCAAAGGACTCTCAGCCTCAGCCGGACTCTGGCTCTTGA